The window GAGGCCCTGGCCCGCCCCGGCTTCCTCGACTGCCAGCCCAGCCTCGTGCTGCGGCTGGGCCCCGACCTGCCCGCCGAGCGCACCGTGATGTTCAACGTGCACCTGGACACGGTCGCCGGGCGGCAGCCGGTCGGCTTCGACGGCGAACGCTTCCACGGGCGCGGCGCCATCGACGCCAAGGGCCCGGCGGTGGCGCTGCTGGCGGGGGTGCGCGCCGCCCGCGAGCGCGACCCGGCCGTCGGCCGCGACGTCGCGGTGCTCGTCCAGGCCGTGGCCGGGGAGGAGGGCGGCGCCATGGGCACCCTCGGCACCCGGCCGCTGGTCGAACGCGGCCACACCGGCCGCCTCAACATCTTCTGCGAACCCACCGGGATGCGGTTCCTGACGCGCAGCACCGCGGCGATGACCGCCCGGATCTCGGTCCGCGGGGACGACGCGATCGACGACCGCCCGCACACCGGGCACAACGCCTCCGTCCTCCTGGGCCACCTGGCCCGGCACCTGGGCCGCGCCCTGGACGCGCACGCCCGCTCCGGCGCGGTGTGCCTGGCCGGACTGCACACCGGCACCCTGCACAACAGGGTCTACGGCAGCGGGTCGCTGCTGCTCAACCTCGCCTACGGCGACGCCGCCGCGGGGCGCGCCCTGGAACGCGCCCTGACCGACGCGCTCGACGCGGGACTGGACGCCTTCACCAAGGAGTTCGCCGACACCGCGCTGTTCGCCCGCACCGCGGCCGACGCCCGCGCCCTCACCCGTCTGGAGTGGACCAAGCGCGGCCTGCCCGCGCTGGACGACCGCGACCCCTGGGGGCCCGCCCTGCTGCGCCGCGCCGGAATCGCCCCGTGGCCCGAGGACGAACCGGCCTTCACCTGCGACGCGATCTGGATGTCCGGGGTCGCCGGAGCCAGCACCGCCGTGCTGGGCCCCGGCGACCTGGCCGCCAACAACGCGCACGCCGACGGCGAGTTCGCGCGCGCCGACGAACTCGACGGGTTCGCCGACGCGGTGGCCCGCCTCCTGGCCGCCTTCACCGGCCAGACCCCGCGTCGGGCCCCGAACCCCGACGCCCCGCACGAGACCCAAGAGCCCCGCACCACCGACGAGGAAGGCGACGAGGACATGCGCGCACACCACACCCCCGCCCGGGAGGCCAGGTGACCACCGCGGCCCCCACCCAGGCCCCGCCGGAACGCGAGGCCGTACGGGTACGCCACGACGACCTGGTCGCGTTCGCCGCCGGGGTGTTCACCGACCGCGGCCTGCCCCCCGACCGGGCGGCCGAGGCGGCGCGCGCTCTGTGCCACGGCGACCTCGCCGGGCCGCGTTCGCACGGTCTGGCCAACCTGACCCGCCTCTACCTGCCGCTCCTCGACGAGGGCAGGGCCGACCCCGCCGCGGAGCCGCGCGTCCTCGCCGACCTCGGCGCCGCCGTGCTCTGGGACTCCCGGCGGGCCCTGGGCCTGTGGGCGGCGAGCGAGGCCATGGACCTGGCCGCCGAGCGCGCCGCGCGCCACGGCATCGGGCTGGTGTCCGTGCGCGGCGCCACCCACCTGGGCTGCGCCGGGTACCACGCGCTGCGCGCGGCCGAACGCGGCATGGTGGGCCTGGTGGCCAGCAACTGCGGACGCCAGCGCATCGCCCGCCCGCCCGGCGGCGCGGTCGCGATGCTGGGCACCAACCCGCTCAGCGTCGCCGCCCCGGCCGGGGAGCACCCGCCGTTCCTGCTCGACATGAGCACCACGGCCGCGCCCACCGGCCGGATCCGCCAGGCCGCCCGCGAGGGCCTCGCCCTGCCCGAAGGCCTGCTGTGCGACGACACCGGCGCGCCCGTCACCGACCCCGCCGCCTTCGACGCCGGGCGCGCGCACCTGATGTGGCTGGGCGGCGAAGCGGGACGCTACAAGGGCTTCGGCCTCGGACTCATGGTCGAGGTGCTCTCCGCACTGGTCCCGGGGGCCGGGACGGGCCCCCACCCCGACGCCCTGGACGGGGACGGCGGCCCGAGCGGACGCGACGACGACATCGGCTTCTTCGTGGCCGCGATCGCGCCCGGCGCCCTGCGGCAGGGCGCCGACGACGACGCGCGGGAGCTGTTCGGCGCGCTGCTGGCCTGTCCGCCCACCGACCCGGACGCGCCGGTGCGCTACCCCGGCTGGCACGAGTACCACCGGGCGCGGGAACTGCGCCTG is drawn from Nocardiopsis dassonvillei subsp. dassonvillei DSM 43111 and contains these coding sequences:
- a CDS encoding M20/M25/M40 family metallo-hydrolase: MTAALTPDDHDLLLRLLELPTAGPLETGPDGPPPLLREAQLLYARAAAGAGFDVVHHAPVRPADMDRPDVPAPVREALARPGFLDCQPSLVLRLGPDLPAERTVMFNVHLDTVAGRQPVGFDGERFHGRGAIDAKGPAVALLAGVRAARERDPAVGRDVAVLVQAVAGEEGGAMGTLGTRPLVERGHTGRLNIFCEPTGMRFLTRSTAAMTARISVRGDDAIDDRPHTGHNASVLLGHLARHLGRALDAHARSGAVCLAGLHTGTLHNRVYGSGSLLLNLAYGDAAAGRALERALTDALDAGLDAFTKEFADTALFARTAADARALTRLEWTKRGLPALDDRDPWGPALLRRAGIAPWPEDEPAFTCDAIWMSGVAGASTAVLGPGDLAANNAHADGEFARADELDGFADAVARLLAAFTGQTPRRAPNPDAPHETQEPRTTDEEGDEDMRAHHTPAREAR
- a CDS encoding Ldh family oxidoreductase, producing the protein MTTAAPTQAPPEREAVRVRHDDLVAFAAGVFTDRGLPPDRAAEAARALCHGDLAGPRSHGLANLTRLYLPLLDEGRADPAAEPRVLADLGAAVLWDSRRALGLWAASEAMDLAAERAARHGIGLVSVRGATHLGCAGYHALRAAERGMVGLVASNCGRQRIARPPGGAVAMLGTNPLSVAAPAGEHPPFLLDMSTTAAPTGRIRQAAREGLALPEGLLCDDTGAPVTDPAAFDAGRAHLMWLGGEAGRYKGFGLGLMVEVLSALVPGAGTGPHPDALDGDGGPSGRDDDIGFFVAAIAPGALRQGADDDARELFGALLACPPTDPDAPVRYPGWHEYHRARELRLAGVPLEAELYAELAELADRTGLPFEAMREETR